A single Lolium perenne isolate Kyuss_39 chromosome 6, Kyuss_2.0, whole genome shotgun sequence DNA region contains:
- the LOC127307183 gene encoding probable protein phosphatase 2C 21 translates to LSCLQTPACVQGAPKFEGSTACVALIRGYEIIVGNVSDSRCVLSRNGQAIDLSTDHRPNLPEELQRIENAGRQVIKDGVYFRCSGQAGVPKGGYPVNGMLPMSRAIGDFYFKSNETLLATEQAVTCNPDVRTEAITHDTDFLLIASDGIWDFVSSQEAVDFVQEKFAGGTSDLCTICEELLDHCYSSKGNSTVILVQFRHAARLPHPAPDLPVAHPTDGGGSSNPSSSAGITQDTGADAKATTDTNAENKEDVYPSWLHQLRELLGWEGCSAICFPILRRRSRCDATV, encoded by the exons CTAAGTTGCCTCCAGACTCCTGCTTGTGTTCAG GGAGCCCCTAAATTTGAAGGAAGCACAGCCTGTGTGGCTCTCATTAGAGGATACGAGATCATTGTTGGAAATGTCAGTGATTCTCGCTGCGTACTCTCAAGGAATGGTCAG GCAATCGATTTATCCACCGATCACAGACCAAACCTTCCAGAGGAACTTCAGAGAATTGAAAATGCTGGACGACAAGTAATCAAGGATGGGGTCTATTTTAGGTGTTCAGGGCAAGCAGGAGTACCTAAGGGTGGCTATCCTGTTAATGGGATGTTACCCATGTCCAGAGCTATTG GTGATTTTTACTTCAAGTCGAACGAAACTTTGCTTGCTACGGAACAGGCAGTGACATGTAATCCTGACGTTCGCACT GAGGCCATAACTCATGATACTGATTTTCTTCTTATAGCAAGTGACGGCATCTG GGATTTTGTGTCAAGTCAGGAAGCTGTTGATTTTGTACAAGAAAAGTTCGCCGGA GGGACGTCAGATCTGTGTACCATTTGTGAGGAGCTTCTTGATCATTGCTATAGCTCGAAGGGCAACTCAACGGTGATACTGGTTCAGTTCAGGCATGCCGCCAGGCTTCCTCATCCAGCCCCCGACCTGCCAGTGGCCCACCCAACCGACGGTGGTGGCAGTAGCAACCCATCTTCCAGTGCCGGCATCACTCAAGACACTGGTGCTGACGCCAAGGCCACTACTGACACCAACGCCGAGAACAAGGAAGATGTGTATCCCTCGTGGCTCCATCAACTTAGAGAGCTCCTGGGTTGGGAAGGGTGCAGTGCTATTTGCTTTCCTATTTTGCGAAGACGATCTCGATGTGATGCCACTGTGTAG
- the LOC139832813 gene encoding uncharacterized protein — MKFVGWNCQGAGKDLGRSTKMEYLTKFMNSTGAHVTFVSETQTSRYNASQLNSHFNVLDSFVVSSNGRSGGLWMLWSEEVCVSVKFSNHHMILAIVVDKATNTDFVLACIYGDPHHRHTRMIWDHVSNFVHENLGKPVVCFGDLNEIMCDKDTTSININKSRMRSFNSYVKQCGLFDLGFSGPAYTWTNKRFSSTPVFERLDRCLANAEWCTLFPNTNVFNLPIIIGDHAPILISTESTFHRPNLRFKFENWWTYEDDFQGVAQNAWNATRNKSFHARTTNLAGTLKRWCKKKKSIQQQLNCIQEQIKEIQMKPVQLQDHNLEVSLIAQYEENMTKLTEYYRQRAKKHWATEGDRNTAFFHNAVQKRKRRNRIVSIRNAHGNDLYDPDDIATEFVRYFKSIFCSSTTNHGRPFLHTTLSQDTGDFTNSVPDKQEVWGILKEMRRNASPGPDGFNVGFYTSSWAWIGDDVTNVVRNFYITGVLPPHLNDTHIALIPKKLVCHLPSDFRPISLCNVVYKIIAKSLANRLKEHLPDYIHPSQQAFIKGRRISNNIIIAQEIAHSFALTSWESLDFMLKIDLAKAFDRVEWHFIVAALARKGLKDHFINLVHACISSPTFSVIINGQTFAKFSSTRGIRQGCPLSPYLFVFAVNELSLALQDALQANQLRGILLGPNCPPIHSLMFADDLIICGKANVQEAQTISQIIDHFCQHSGQTPNWSKSGILFSKNVTMQVKEDIRRFFPVPDIDNSFTHLGHPIILPSKERSAAYAFVYDKFKSKLSTYKANRLSHAARLTLIKSVFSSIPVYYMSNLLFSKKFLAKLTTIIRNFWWTGVQEDQTTRSLCLRAWADVCIDKNIGGLGIRNLQAMNQGLILSTAWRLAKEPHGQLAQILKAKYHPDTSIWRAKPNKPKSAFWSAILKVWRDKQMAPRVQTFAWRLLRKALPTGKRASRCSKHINENCSRCGNLEDEMHMLFLCPFSKAAWYCHPWFIKIEFIAKHHPSVTDMIQTLLTSQHPQINVTTLYTFLWCLWKARNDALFCRKVGRPSQIYGAANAIIKGTNLEDSKSTRQQGHENTQQSDQRPPQITQVQHDDYFTGNVIYCDAAWKRKTGEDTSRAGLGVIIHMLDNQHLRQLHVSALSPPASSPLQAETFGLLLATKLADLLQIQDPYFYTDSSVLALTASSPSVFNAPGHWENRPHLAAIQASPSFHCNKVAHIDRSRNIKADHHARLALKIRNASLVIRCLCPEAGQCPGKDILSVTSVEPFTLISVKCT, encoded by the exons ATGAAGTTTGTAGGCTGGAATTGCCAAGGTGCAGGCAAAGATCTCGGCCGTTCCACCAAGATGGAATACCTTACCAAGTTTATGAACTCTACGGGTGCCCATGTAACTTTTGTCTCTGAAACTCAGACCTCTAGGTATAATGCTTCCCAACTCAACTCTCATTTTAATGTACTTGATAGCTTTGTAGTTTCTTCCAATGGACGGTCTGGTGGGCTCTGGATGCTTTGGTCTGAAGAAGTTTGTGTCTCTGTTAAGTTCTCCAACCACCATATGATTTTAGCTATAGTTGTAGATAAAGCTACAAATACTGATTTTGTTCTGGCTTGTATCTATGGAGATCCCCATCATCGTCACACTAGAATGATTTGGGATCATGTTTCTAATTTTGTTCATGAAAATCTTGGCAAGCCGGTAGTTTGTTTTGGAGACTTGAATGAAATCATGTGTGATAAAGACACCACCTCTATAAATATAAATAAGTCTCGTATGCGTTCTTTCAATTCCTATGTAAAACAATGTGGCTTGTTTGATCTAGGTTTTAGTGGTCCGGCTTATACTTGGACGAATAAGCGTTTCTCTTCTACCCCTGTCTTTGAGAGACTTGATCGTTGTCTTGCTAATGCAGAATGGTGCACTCTTTTTCCTAATACTAATGTTTTTAATTTACCAATCATCATTGGCGATCATGCTCCTATTTTGATCTCAACTGAATCTACTTTCCATAGACCTAATCTtagattcaaatttgaaaattggtgGACCTATGAAGATGACTTTCAAGGTGTTGCACAAAATGCTTGGAATGCTACTAGAAATAAATCCTTCCATGCTAGAACAACTAACCTTGCAGGAACACTGAAGAGATGGTGTAAGAAGAAAAAATCTATCCAGCAGCAGCTTAATTGCATTCAGGAACAGATCAAAGAGATTCAAATGAAGCCAGTACAGCTACAGGATCACAACCTCGAGGTCAGCCTTATAGCACAATATGAAGAAAACATGACCAAGCTCACGGAATATTATCGGCAACGTGCAAAAAAACATTGGGCTACTGAAGGTGACAGGAATACCGCCTTCTTTCATAATGCTGTTCAAAAGCGTAAACGTCGAAACCGCATTGTATCTATTAGGAACGCTCATGGAAATGATTTATATGATCCAGATGATATTGCAACTGAATTTGTTCGTTATTTCAAATCCATTTTTTGTTCCTCGACTACTAACCATGGCAGACCCTTCTTACATACAACATTATCGCAAGACACTGGAGACTTCACCAATTCGGTACCCGATAAGCAGGAGGTTTGGGGAATACTCAAAGAAATGAGGAGAAATGCTTCACCGGGACCTGATGGTTTTAACGTTGGATTTTACACTTCTTCTTGGGCCTGGATTGGAGATGATGTAACAAATGTGGTAAGGAATTTCTATATTACAGGTGTGCTCCCTCCTCATCTTAATGATACTCATATTGCTCTTATTCCAAAAAAGCTTGTTTGTCACCTACCTTCGGACTTTAGACCCATAAGCTTGTGTAATGTAGTCTACAAAATTATTGCAAAATCCTTAGCAaatagattgaaagaacatcttccTGATTATATCCATCCCTCTCAACAAGCTTTTATTAAAGGTAGACGCATTAGCAATAATATTATAATTGCTCAAGAAATTGCTCACTCTTTCGCTCTCACTTCTTGGGAAAGCCTTGACTTCATGTTAAAAATTGATCTTGCCAAAGCTTTTGATAGGGTAGAATGGCACTTCATTGTTGCCGCGCTTGCACGCAAAGGGCTTAAGGATCATTTCATTAATCTTGTGCATGCTTGTATTTCCTCACCAACTTTCTCGGTGATCATTAATGGCCAAACTTTTGCAAAGTTTAGTAGTACCAGAGGCATCAGGCAGGGATGTCCGTTGTCTCCGTATCTTTTTGTCTTTGCGGTGAATGAACTATCTCTGGCACTTCAAGATGCCCTGCAAGCCAATCAACTCAGAGGTATTTTACTTGGACCAAATTGCCCACCTATACACTCTTTAATGTTTGCAGACGACCTAATTATTTGTGGCAAAGCTAACGTTCAGGAGGCTCAAACTATATCCCAAATTATTGATCATTTTTGTCAGCACTCCGGTCAAACTCCAAACTGGAGTAAATCAGGAATTCTTTTCAGTAAGAATGTTACTATGCAGGTTAAAGAAGATATACGAAGGTTCTTCCCAGTTCCAGACATAGACAATTCCTTCACTCATCTAGGCCATCCTATCATCCTTCCCTCCAAAGAAAGATCAGCTGCATATGCCTTTGTTTATGACAAATTCAAATCCAAGCTCTCCACCTATAAAGCTAATCGCCTTTCGCATGCAGCCAGATTAACACTCATAAAATCCGTGTTCTCCTCTATCCCTGTCTACTACATGTCGAACCTTCTTTTCTCAAAAAAATTTCTAGCTAAACTGACAACGATTATCAGAAACTTTTGGTGGACAGGTGTACAAGAAGATCAAACAACTAGAAGTCTTTGCCTACGGGCATGGGCTGATGTTTGTATTGACAAAAATATTGGTGGTCTTGGTATTAGAAATTTGCAGGCAATGAACCAAGGACTCATCCTCTCGACGGCGTGGAGATTGGCGAAGGAACCACATGGCCAGCTAGCTCAGATCCTCAAGGCCAAGTATCATCCAGATACTTCAATTTGGAGAGCAAAACCAAATAAGCCTAAATCAGCCTTCTGGTCTGCAATTCTTAAG GTATGGCGAGACAAACAGATGGCACCAAGAGTTCAAACATTTGCATGGAGACTTCTTAGGAAAGCGCTTCCTACTGGTAAGAGGGCGAGCCGGTGCTCAAAGCACATCAATGAAAACTGCTCTAGATGTGGCAACCTAGAAGATGAAATGCATATGTTGTTCTTATGCCCCTTTTCAAAGGCTGCATGGTACTGTCACCCTTGGTTTATTAAAATTGAATTTATTGCTAAGCATCATCCATCTGTCACTGATATGATTCAAACTTTACTAACTTCTCAACATCCACAAATAAACGTTACTACTCTTTACACATTCTTGTGGTGCCTATGGAAAGCACGAAACGATGCTTTATTTTGCAGGAAAGTAGGCAGACCTTCTCAGATATATGGAGCAGCAAATGCAATAATCAAGGGAACCAATTTAGAAGACAGCAAATCCACACGCCAGCAAGGACACGAGAACACACAACAGTCAGACCAAAGACCTCCTCAAATTACTCAAGTTCAACATGATGACTACTTCACAGGAAATGTTATCTATTGCGACGCAGCTTGGAAAAGAAAAACAGGGGAAGACACCAGCCGAGCTGGACTAGGCGTCATCATACACATGCTTGACAATCAACACCTCCGGCAGCTGCATGTTTCAGCGCTCTCTCCACCAGCTTCCTCACCTCTACAGGCAGAGACTTTTGGTTTGCTTCTAGCAACAAAACTAGCAGATCTTCTGCAGATTCAAGACCCTTACTTTTACACCGACAGTTCAGTGTTAGCATTGACGGCATCATCTCCAAGTGTATTCAACGCTCCAGGACACTGGGAAAACAGGCCTCATCTTGCAGCAATTCAGGCATCTCCATCTTTTCACTGCAATAAAGTAGCCCATATTGACAGGAGCAGGAATATCAAAGCGGATCATCATGCTCGTCTAGCTCTTAAAATTCGCAATGCCTCTTTAGTTATTCGATGCTTATGCCCAGAAGCAGGTCAATGTCCTGGCAAGGACATCCTTTCTGTAACAAGTGTGGAACCTTTCACGCTTATCTCTGTAAAATGCACATAA
- the LOC127307182 gene encoding probable protein phosphatase 2C 16 isoform X2, whose protein sequence is MDHFCTIEFTLKSFRKANLAMGQGLSNIEAWQLKWNTPQSISKYTERQENVRIKYALSSMQGLCPYMEDAHAAIPDLDGARTTSFFGVYDGHGGANVAKYCAEKVHTELLLDEGYPNDLGNALGRVFSRKLLGMLQVQI, encoded by the exons ATGGACCATTTCTGTACTATTGAATTCACACTTAAATCTTTCAGGAAAGCAAACCTTGCGATGGGTCAAGGTCTATCTAATATAGAGGCGTGGCAACTAAAATGGAACACACCACAGTCTATATCCAAGTATACTGAAAGACAAGAGAATGTCAGAATCAAGTATGCTCTGTCATCTATGCAAGGATTGTGCCCATACATGGAAGATGCT CATGCAGCTATCCCGGATCTAGATGGTGCAAGGACGACATCATTCTTTGGTGTTTATGATGGCCATGGAG GAGCTAATGTAGCAAAGTATTGTGCGGAAAAAGTTCATACCGAGCTACTGTTAGATGAAGGGTATCCCAACGATCTGGGTAATGCATTGGGGCGCGTATTTTCCAG AAAATTGTTGGGCATGTTGCAGGTGCAAATCTGA
- the LOC127307182 gene encoding probable protein phosphatase 2C 16 isoform X1: MDHFCTIEFTLKSFRKANLAMGQGLSNIEAWQLKWNTPQSISKYTERQENVRIKYALSSMQGLCPYMEDAHAAIPDLDGARTTSFFGVYDGHGGANVAKYCAEKVHTELLLDEGYPNDLGNALGRVFSRCKSESSCLIFAK; this comes from the exons ATGGACCATTTCTGTACTATTGAATTCACACTTAAATCTTTCAGGAAAGCAAACCTTGCGATGGGTCAAGGTCTATCTAATATAGAGGCGTGGCAACTAAAATGGAACACACCACAGTCTATATCCAAGTATACTGAAAGACAAGAGAATGTCAGAATCAAGTATGCTCTGTCATCTATGCAAGGATTGTGCCCATACATGGAAGATGCT CATGCAGCTATCCCGGATCTAGATGGTGCAAGGACGACATCATTCTTTGGTGTTTATGATGGCCATGGAG GAGCTAATGTAGCAAAGTATTGTGCGGAAAAAGTTCATACCGAGCTACTGTTAGATGAAGGGTATCCCAACGATCTGGGTAATGCATTGGGGCGCGTATTTTCCAG GTGCAAATCTGAATCTTCATGCTTAATCTTTGCAAAATAG